One segment of Polaribacter huanghezhanensis DNA contains the following:
- a CDS encoding PspC domain-containing protein has product MSFIHSVRHYFERHGFAVSTRLADRLGMRALNVRLFFIYISFVTVGLSFGLYLTLAFVLRLKDMVYTKRSSVFDL; this is encoded by the coding sequence ATGAGTTTTATACATTCAGTAAGGCATTATTTTGAACGTCATGGATTTGCAGTTTCTACAAGATTAGCAGATCGGTTAGGAATGCGTGCCTTGAATGTGAGATTGTTCTTTATTTATATTTCTTTTGTAACCGTTGGGTTGTCTTTTGGGTTGTATTTAACCTTGGCTTTTGTATTGCGGTTAAAAGATATGGTGTATACAAAACGCAGTTCTGTTTTTGATTTATAA
- a CDS encoding potassium channel family protein, producing MIDIKSKFYKAILFLLSILAIGVVGYMFLSEFSFIDAVYMTVITISTVGFRELHPMNSEEKIFTIFLILTSLSLFGYAVSSFTEAIASGEFFKQLKRKKVQQKIDKLKNHIIVCGYGRNGMQAIHKLKNYQKEFVVVEKDKEILSFLEAEGILYIEGDATTDEILLNAGIENASNLITALPSDADNLFVVLTASQLNKNCRIISRASNESSFNKLKFAGASNVIMPDKLGGAHMASLVVTPDVIEFVDRLTIEGETTANLEEVAVNDLPKEYLGKTIFDLDLRKKTGCSVIGFKTSDGDYIINPESAIKLVADSGLIVLGKPEQIVKLRKLF from the coding sequence ATGATTGATATAAAATCAAAATTTTATAAAGCGATATTATTTCTGCTATCAATTCTTGCAATTGGCGTTGTTGGCTATATGTTTTTGTCTGAGTTTAGTTTTATTGATGCTGTTTATATGACAGTTATTACAATATCTACAGTTGGGTTTAGAGAATTACACCCAATGAATTCAGAAGAAAAAATATTTACAATATTTTTAATTTTAACAAGTCTTTCTTTATTTGGGTATGCAGTTTCATCATTTACGGAAGCAATAGCAAGTGGAGAATTTTTTAAACAATTAAAACGAAAGAAAGTGCAACAAAAAATAGATAAACTAAAGAATCATATCATTGTTTGTGGTTATGGAAGAAATGGTATGCAAGCAATTCATAAATTAAAAAACTATCAAAAAGAGTTTGTAGTTGTAGAAAAAGATAAAGAAATATTAAGTTTTTTAGAAGCAGAAGGGATTTTATATATTGAAGGAGATGCGACTACCGATGAAATATTATTGAATGCAGGGATAGAAAATGCAAGTAATTTGATTACCGCTTTGCCTTCTGATGCAGATAATTTATTTGTAGTTTTAACAGCAAGTCAATTAAATAAAAACTGTAGAATTATTAGTAGGGCATCCAACGAATCATCGTTTAATAAATTAAAATTTGCAGGAGCATCAAATGTAATTATGCCAGATAAGTTAGGTGGCGCACATATGGCTTCTTTAGTTGTAACACCAGATGTTATAGAGTTTGTAGATAGATTAACCATTGAAGGAGAAACAACTGCAAACTTAGAAGAAGTAGCTGTAAATGATTTGCCTAAAGAATATTTAGGGAAAACAATTTTTGATTTAGATCTACGAAAAAAAACAGGTTGTTCTGTGATTGGATTTAAAACTTCTGATGGGGATTATATTATCAATCCAGAATCAGCAATAAAATTAGTAGCAGACTCTGGTTTAATTGTTTTAGGAAAACCAGAACAGATTGTAAAATTAAGAAAGTTGTTTTAA